Proteins found in one Muntiacus reevesi chromosome 2, mMunRee1.1, whole genome shotgun sequence genomic segment:
- the LDAF1 gene encoding lipid droplet assembly factor 1 encodes MAKEEPPSTSKDLQELQRKLSLLIASVQSNSKVVSFMKSPVGQYLDRHPFLTLTLLVFVAVSAVPVGFFLLLVVLTSLAAFVGVILLEGLVISVGGLSLLCVLCGLGFVSLVISGTIMVSYLVVSSLINYWFSLRLLPQHNSNGDCPLAMKSAHVEGLYQE; translated from the exons ATGGCGAAAGAGGAGCCCCCGAGTACTTCAAAGGACTTGCAGGAGCTGCAGAGGAAGCTATCTTTGCTGATAGCGTCTGTCCAGAGTAACTCAAAG GTGGTTTCCTTTATGAAGTCTCCAGTGGGTCAGTACCTGGACCGGCATCCTTTTCTGACCCTCACCTTGCTGGTATTTGTTGCTGTGTCAGCCGTTCCTGTCGGCTTCTTCCTGCTCCTCGTGGTGCTTACCTCCCTAGCTGCTTTTGTGGGAGTCATATTACTGGAAG gactGGTCATCTCTGTGGGCGGCCTCTCACTGCTTTGTGTCCTGTGTGGCTTGGGCTTTGTGTCCCTCGTCATATCAGGGACAATCATGGTGTCCTACCTGGTGGTCTCCAGCCTCATCAACTACTGGTTTTCTCTTAG GCTATTGCCACAACACAACTCCAATGGTGACTGTCCGCTGGCCATGAAGTCTGCACACGTAGAGGGGCTCTACCAGGAATGA